The following are encoded together in the Bradyrhizobium genosp. L genome:
- a CDS encoding CheR family methyltransferase, translating into MTPLDYEYLRKLLKERSGLDLSADKQYLVESRLVPLARRSNLAGIPELVQKLKGGAEPLTSEVVEAMTTNETFFFRDKIPFDHLKEAVLPALARARAARRSLRIWCAAGSTGQEPYSIAMLVKEMTALFTGWRIEIIATDLSQAVLEKAKAGLFSQFEVQRGLPIQLLVKHFVQKGELWQLNADIRGMVQHRQLNLLQDFSHLGSFDVIFCRNVLIYFDQDTKAGIFAKLARMLEPDGVLALGAAESVVGITNAFRPYPDRRGLYQPGTPAVARAGAAVHALKAVASAAR; encoded by the coding sequence GTGACGCCGCTGGACTATGAGTATCTGCGCAAGCTGCTGAAAGAGCGTTCCGGCCTCGATCTCTCGGCCGACAAGCAATATCTGGTCGAGAGCCGCCTGGTGCCGCTGGCGCGCCGGTCGAACCTCGCCGGCATTCCCGAGCTGGTGCAGAAGCTGAAGGGCGGCGCCGAGCCGCTGACGTCGGAGGTGGTCGAGGCGATGACCACCAACGAGACGTTCTTCTTCCGCGACAAGATCCCGTTCGATCACCTGAAGGAGGCCGTGCTGCCGGCGCTGGCGCGAGCGCGCGCCGCGCGACGCAGCTTGCGGATCTGGTGCGCGGCCGGCTCGACCGGTCAGGAGCCCTATTCGATCGCGATGCTGGTGAAGGAGATGACCGCGCTGTTCACCGGCTGGCGCATCGAGATCATCGCCACCGATTTGTCGCAGGCGGTGCTGGAGAAGGCCAAGGCCGGCCTGTTCAGCCAGTTCGAGGTGCAGCGCGGCCTGCCGATCCAGCTGCTGGTGAAGCATTTCGTGCAGAAGGGCGAGCTCTGGCAGCTCAATGCCGATATCCGCGGCATGGTGCAGCACCGCCAGCTCAATCTGCTGCAGGATTTCTCGCATCTCGGCAGCTTCGACGTGATCTTCTGCCGCAACGTGCTGATCTATTTCGACCAGGACACCAAGGCCGGGATCTTCGCCAAGCTGGCGCGGATGCTTGAGCCGGACGGCGTGCTGGCGCTCGGCGCGGCGGAGTCCGTGGTCGGCATCACCAACGCCTTCCGGCCCTATCCGGACCGCCGCGGGCTCTACCAGCCCGGCACTCCCGCCGTCGCGCGCGCCGGTGCCGCGGTCCATGCGCTGAAGGCGGTCGCGTCGGCGGCGCGGTGA
- a CDS encoding hybrid sensor histidine kinase/response regulator, whose translation MDDLLREFLTESSESLDTVDNQLVQFEQDPNNAKILDNIFRLVHTIKGTCGFLGLPRLEALAHAGETLMGKFRDGMPVKAEAVTLILSSIDRIKEILAGLEATEAEPEGNDRDLIDQLEAMVERGMAAMAAAEEVPEVEAPSMQPAMTEGTLVVQTLERPLRPGEVSLDELERAFRETETEAAAPAPPPVAKPAAPVAEAAPTEAAKKPVRKAAAESEVQEGDKIANQSIRVNVDTLEHLMTMVSELVLTRNQLLEISRRNEDTEFKVPLQRLSNVTAELQEGVMKTRMQPIGNAWQKLPRIVRDLSGELGKQIELEMHGADTELDRQVLDLIKDPLTHMVRNSADHGLETTAERVASGKGEQGTIRLSAYHEGGHIIICIADNGRGLNTERIKAKALQNGLVTEAELEKMTEAQIHKFIFAPGFSTAAQVTSVSGRGVGMDVVRTNIDQIGGTIDIKSVAGEGASVTIKIPLTLAIVSALIVEAGGDRFAIPQLSVVELVRARANSEHRIERIKDTAVLRLRNKLLPLIHLKKLLKIDDGATTDAENGFIVVTQVGSQTFGIVVDGVFHTEEIVVKPMSTKLRHIDMFSGNTILGDGAVIMIIDPNGIAKALGAAGSSAHDMADDSAAAHANGGEQLTSLLVFRAGNHQPKAVPLSLVTRLEEIAADKIELSNGRYMVQYREQLMPLVQMAGVQVQTQGSQPILVFADDGRSMGLVVDEIIDIVEERLNIEVAGSQDGILGSAVIKGQATEVIDVGHFLPMAFADWFSRKEMRPSMSAQSVLLVDDSAFFRNMLAPVLKAAGYRVRTAPNAQEGLAALRSGQSFDVVLTDIEMPEMNGFEFAESIRSDHNLTGMPIIALSAMISPAAIERGRQAGFHDYVAKFDRPGLIAALKEQTAELSRAA comes from the coding sequence ATGGACGATCTGTTGCGCGAGTTCCTGACGGAGAGCAGCGAGAGCCTGGATACGGTCGACAATCAGCTGGTGCAGTTCGAGCAGGATCCGAACAACGCGAAGATCCTGGATAATATTTTTAGGCTTGTGCACACCATCAAGGGCACCTGCGGCTTCCTGGGATTGCCGCGGCTGGAAGCGCTGGCGCACGCCGGCGAGACCTTGATGGGCAAATTCCGCGACGGCATGCCGGTGAAGGCAGAGGCGGTGACGCTGATCCTGTCCTCGATCGACCGCATCAAGGAGATTTTGGCGGGCCTCGAGGCGACCGAGGCCGAGCCCGAGGGCAACGATCGCGACCTGATCGATCAGCTGGAGGCGATGGTCGAGCGCGGTATGGCAGCCATGGCGGCCGCTGAAGAGGTGCCTGAAGTCGAAGCCCCGTCGATGCAGCCGGCGATGACCGAAGGCACGCTGGTGGTGCAGACGCTGGAGCGTCCGCTGCGTCCGGGTGAGGTCTCGCTCGACGAGCTCGAGCGCGCCTTCCGCGAGACCGAGACCGAAGCGGCCGCGCCGGCCCCGCCGCCGGTGGCAAAACCCGCCGCGCCCGTTGCCGAGGCCGCGCCCACCGAGGCCGCCAAGAAGCCGGTCCGCAAGGCAGCCGCCGAGAGCGAGGTCCAGGAAGGCGACAAGATCGCCAACCAGTCGATCCGGGTCAATGTCGACACCCTCGAACACCTCATGACCATGGTCTCCGAGCTGGTCTTGACCCGCAACCAGCTGCTCGAGATCTCCCGCCGCAACGAGGACACCGAGTTTAAGGTGCCGCTGCAGCGCCTCTCCAACGTCACCGCCGAGCTGCAGGAGGGCGTCATGAAGACGCGCATGCAGCCCATTGGTAACGCCTGGCAGAAGCTGCCCCGCATCGTCCGCGACCTCTCCGGCGAACTCGGCAAGCAGATCGAGCTCGAGATGCACGGCGCCGACACCGAGCTCGACCGCCAGGTGCTCGACCTGATCAAGGATCCGCTGACGCACATGGTGCGCAACTCCGCCGACCACGGCCTGGAGACCACGGCCGAGCGGGTCGCGAGCGGCAAGGGCGAGCAGGGCACCATCCGCCTAAGCGCCTATCACGAAGGCGGCCACATCATCATCTGCATCGCCGACAATGGAAGAGGGCTCAACACCGAGCGGATCAAGGCGAAGGCGCTCCAGAACGGTCTCGTCACCGAGGCTGAGCTGGAGAAGATGACCGAGGCCCAGATCCACAAGTTCATCTTCGCGCCGGGCTTCTCCACCGCAGCGCAGGTGACCTCGGTGTCCGGCCGCGGCGTCGGCATGGACGTGGTGCGCACCAATATCGACCAGATCGGCGGCACCATCGACATCAAGAGCGTGGCCGGCGAGGGCGCCAGTGTCACCATCAAGATCCCGCTCACCCTGGCGATCGTCTCGGCTTTGATCGTGGAAGCCGGCGGCGACCGCTTTGCGATCCCGCAGCTCTCGGTGGTCGAGCTGGTGCGGGCCCGCGCCAACTCCGAGCACCGCATCGAGCGGATCAAGGACACCGCGGTCTTGCGGTTGCGCAACAAGCTGCTGCCGCTGATCCATCTCAAGAAGCTGCTCAAGATCGACGACGGCGCCACCACCGACGCCGAGAACGGCTTCATCGTCGTGACCCAAGTGGGCAGCCAGACCTTCGGCATCGTGGTCGACGGCGTGTTCCACACCGAGGAGATCGTGGTCAAGCCGATGTCCACGAAGCTGCGCCACATCGACATGTTCTCCGGCAATACCATCCTGGGCGATGGCGCCGTGATCATGATCATCGACCCCAACGGGATCGCCAAGGCGCTGGGCGCCGCCGGCTCCTCCGCCCATGACATGGCCGACGACAGCGCCGCTGCGCACGCCAATGGCGGCGAGCAGCTGACCTCGCTGCTGGTGTTCCGCGCCGGCAATCACCAGCCCAAGGCGGTGCCGCTCAGCCTCGTCACCCGGCTGGAGGAGATTGCGGCCGACAAGATCGAGCTCTCGAACGGCCGCTACATGGTGCAGTACCGCGAGCAGCTGATGCCGCTGGTGCAGATGGCCGGCGTCCAGGTGCAGACCCAGGGCTCGCAGCCGATCCTGGTGTTCGCCGATGACGGCCGCTCGATGGGGCTCGTGGTCGACGAGATCATCGACATCGTCGAGGAGCGCCTCAACATCGAGGTCGCCGGCTCGCAGGACGGCATTCTGGGCTCGGCCGTGATCAAGGGCCAGGCCACCGAGGTGATCGACGTCGGCCACTTCCTGCCGATGGCGTTTGCCGACTGGTTCTCGCGCAAGGAGATGCGCCCGTCGATGTCGGCGCAGTCGGTGCTGCTGGTCGACGACAGTGCCTTCTTCCGCAACATGCTGGCGCCGGTGCTGAAGGCCGCCGGCTACCGGGTGCGGACCGCGCCGAACGCCCAGGAGGGCCTCGCCGCGCTGCGCTCGGGGCAAAGCTTCGACGTGGTGCTGACCGACATCGAGATGCCCGAGATGAACGGGTTCGAGTTCGCCGAGAGCATCCGCTCCGACCACAATCTCACGGGCATGCCGATCATCGCGCTGTCGGCGATGATCTCGCCGGCGGCAATCGAGCGCGGCCGGCAGGCCGGCTTCCATGACTACGTGGCAAAATTCGATCGTCCCGGGCTGATCGCGGCGCTGAAAGAGCAGACCGCCGAACTGAGCCGGGCGGCCTAA
- a CDS encoding protein-glutamate methylesterase/protein-glutamine glutaminase → MSVALTSVGTPTSTRTDKVRVMVVDDSVVIRGMISRWIGAEPDMEVVASLRTGLDAVNQLERINPDVAVLDIEMPDLDGISALPQLLAKKRDLVIIMASTLTRRNAEISLKALSLGAADYIPKPESTREATAAETFRHDLIQKIRHLGPRARRGAVHTTASPPLAPGHDRLRVTTPGAAPAATVAPAQIARRAFGLLPPKVLLIGSSTGGPQALMTLVGEIGPVIDRFPVLITQHMPPTFTTILAEHLARASKRPAHEAVDGEAIKPGQIYLAPGGRHMRIVRQGIDAVIALDDGPPINFCKPAVDPMFTSAIDVWQGSIMSVILTGMGSDGMRGGKDIVAAGGSVIAQDEASSVVWGMPGAAANAGICAAILPLNQIAAKLVRVFSGDRS, encoded by the coding sequence ATGAGTGTTGCGTTGACAAGCGTTGGGACCCCGACCTCGACCCGTACCGATAAGGTGCGGGTGATGGTGGTCGACGATTCCGTGGTGATCCGCGGGATGATCTCGCGCTGGATCGGCGCCGAGCCCGACATGGAGGTGGTGGCCTCGCTGCGCACCGGCCTCGATGCGGTCAACCAGCTCGAGCGGATCAATCCGGACGTCGCCGTGCTCGATATCGAGATGCCCGACCTCGACGGCATCTCCGCATTGCCGCAGCTGCTGGCGAAGAAGCGCGACCTCGTCATCATCATGGCCTCGACGCTGACCCGCCGCAACGCGGAGATCAGCCTGAAGGCGCTGTCGCTCGGCGCGGCCGACTACATTCCGAAGCCGGAAAGCACCCGCGAAGCCACCGCCGCGGAAACCTTCCGTCACGACCTGATCCAGAAGATCCGCCACCTCGGCCCGAGGGCCCGGCGCGGCGCGGTCCATACCACGGCAAGCCCGCCGCTCGCCCCCGGTCACGACAGGCTGCGCGTCACAACGCCGGGCGCAGCACCCGCCGCGACCGTCGCGCCGGCGCAGATCGCGCGCCGCGCGTTCGGCCTGCTGCCGCCAAAGGTGCTGCTGATCGGTTCGTCGACCGGCGGCCCGCAGGCGCTGATGACGCTGGTCGGCGAGATCGGTCCGGTGATCGATCGCTTCCCGGTGCTGATCACCCAGCACATGCCGCCGACCTTCACCACCATTCTTGCCGAGCATCTGGCGCGCGCCAGCAAGCGGCCGGCACATGAGGCCGTCGACGGCGAGGCTATCAAGCCCGGCCAGATCTATCTGGCGCCAGGTGGCCGTCACATGCGCATCGTGCGCCAGGGGATCGACGCTGTGATTGCGCTCGACGACGGGCCGCCGATCAATTTCTGCAAGCCCGCGGTCGATCCGATGTTCACCTCCGCGATCGACGTCTGGCAGGGCAGCATCATGTCGGTGATCCTGACCGGCATGGGCTCCGACGGCATGCGCGGCGGCAAGGACATCGTCGCCGCCGGCGGCAGCGTGATCGCGCAGGACGAAGCCAGCAGCGTGGTGTGGGGCATGCCCGGCGCGGCGGCCAACGCCGGGATCTGCGCCGCGATACTGCCGCTCAATCAGATCGCAGCGAAACTTGTACGCGTGTTTTCGGGAGACCGTTCGTGA
- a CDS encoding chemotaxis protein CheW, with amino-acid sequence MTSKTETTEGAMSEYVTAVIGGQLFGLPISRVQDVFMPERLTRVPLASSEIAGVLNLRGRIVTVVDMRARLGLPKADDGQPPMAVGVDQRGESYGLLIDQIGEVLRLPDASREDNPVNLDPRMAKLAGGVHRLDGQLMVVLDVDRVLELVPDAKAA; translated from the coding sequence ATGACCAGCAAGACCGAAACCACCGAAGGCGCGATGTCCGAATACGTCACCGCCGTGATCGGCGGGCAGCTATTTGGCTTGCCGATCTCCCGTGTCCAGGACGTCTTCATGCCGGAGCGGCTGACGCGGGTTCCGCTGGCCTCCAGCGAGATCGCCGGCGTGCTCAACCTGCGCGGCCGCATCGTCACCGTGGTCGACATGCGGGCCCGGCTCGGGCTGCCCAAGGCCGATGACGGCCAGCCGCCGATGGCGGTCGGCGTCGACCAGCGCGGTGAATCCTATGGCCTGCTGATCGACCAGATCGGCGAGGTGCTGCGGCTGCCCGATGCCAGCCGCGAGGACAACCCGGTCAATCTCGATCCGCGGATGGCCAAGCTCGCCGGCGGCGTCCACCGCCTCGACGGCCAGCTCATGGTCGTGCTCGACGTCGATCGCGTGCTCGAATTGGTGCCCGACGCCAAAGCGGCGTGA
- a CDS encoding glutathionylspermidine synthase family protein, with protein MQRIACPERDDWRTTAENAGFTFHTIEGERYWDERAYYAFTLDEIERGIEAPTGEIDAMCLELVERALRDDSYLRQLKIPEGYWDLLAESWRRKDPSLYGRLDLKFDGSGPAKLLEYNADTPTSIFEAAVFQWTWLEQAIERNIIPKRADQFNSIHERLIEAWKTLGARYPLHLTGMTGNAEDAGTLAYLEDTAVQAGLKTTLLDIEEIGLRDDGEFVDLDDRTIRLAFKLYPWEWMFHDAFGKNIATAPTRWIEPPWKAILSNKGILPLLWEMFPNHPNLLPAYFEDDPQAASLGTSFVRKPIYSREGANVELISAGATLVAQEGPYGAEGFIRQALAPLPNFSGQYPVLGSWLVDGTPCGLSIREDENPITGNTSRFLPHAIL; from the coding sequence ATGCAACGCATCGCCTGCCCCGAGCGCGACGATTGGCGGACCACCGCCGAGAACGCCGGCTTCACCTTTCACACCATCGAGGGCGAACGCTATTGGGACGAGCGCGCCTACTATGCTTTCACGCTCGACGAGATCGAGCGCGGCATCGAGGCGCCGACCGGCGAGATCGACGCGATGTGCCTCGAGCTGGTCGAACGCGCGTTGCGGGATGACAGCTATCTGCGGCAGCTGAAAATCCCCGAGGGCTATTGGGACCTGCTCGCGGAAAGCTGGCGCCGCAAGGATCCGAGCCTTTACGGCCGGCTCGATCTCAAATTCGACGGCAGCGGCCCGGCCAAGCTGCTCGAATACAACGCCGATACCCCGACCTCGATCTTCGAGGCCGCGGTGTTTCAATGGACCTGGCTCGAGCAGGCGATCGAACGCAACATCATCCCGAAACGCGCCGACCAGTTCAACTCGATCCACGAGCGGCTGATCGAGGCCTGGAAGACGCTCGGCGCCAGGTATCCGCTGCATCTCACCGGCATGACCGGCAATGCCGAGGATGCCGGCACGCTCGCCTATCTCGAAGACACCGCGGTGCAGGCCGGGCTGAAGACCACGCTGCTCGACATCGAGGAGATCGGGCTGCGCGACGACGGCGAGTTCGTCGATCTCGACGATCGAACCATCAGGCTCGCCTTCAAGCTCTATCCCTGGGAGTGGATGTTCCACGACGCCTTCGGCAAGAACATCGCCACCGCGCCGACGCGCTGGATCGAGCCACCCTGGAAGGCGATCCTGTCCAACAAGGGCATCCTGCCGTTGTTGTGGGAGATGTTTCCGAACCACCCCAATCTACTGCCGGCCTATTTCGAGGACGACCCGCAGGCCGCAAGCCTCGGGACCTCGTTCGTGCGCAAGCCGATCTATTCGCGCGAAGGCGCCAATGTCGAACTGATCAGCGCCGGCGCCACGCTGGTCGCGCAAGAGGGCCCCTACGGCGCCGAAGGTTTCATCCGCCAGGCACTGGCGCCGCTGCCGAATTTTTCCGGGCAGTATCCGGTGCTCGGGAGCTGGCTGGTCGATGGCACACCCTGCGGCCTGTCGATCCGCGAGGACGAGAACCCGATCACCGGCAACACGTCCCGGTTTTTGCCGCACGCGATCTTGTAG
- a CDS encoding glutathione synthase, translating into MILICGRVTEPVTELVCARLAAEGLPYRVLDPNVPADPDVAPALHARWRDGSLVDFHIAGPGWHLDAGDVTGVYFRPVQSATPDIPGLSPEAAIALQAQRLAALGAVLDALPCPVVNPVNAGMSNNSKPYQAMLIRDCGFLVPATLVTNDPDAALAFAAAHDDDVIYKSISGVRSIVRRFDARQAERLPLLRHGPAQFQQRIKGRDVRVHVVADRVFATEIETPSVDYRYAAGDGQPIAMRPTELPDDVAARCIALTKRLGLLLSGIDLKQTPDNEFFCFEANPSPGFLFFERATNQPISTAIAQLLAGATVFAKPAEVAL; encoded by the coding sequence ATGATCCTGATTTGCGGCCGCGTCACCGAGCCGGTCACCGAGCTGGTCTGCGCCAGGCTCGCCGCCGAAGGCCTCCCCTATCGCGTGCTGGACCCGAACGTGCCGGCCGATCCCGACGTCGCCCCCGCGCTGCACGCGCGATGGCGCGACGGCTCGCTGGTCGACTTCCATATCGCGGGTCCCGGCTGGCATCTCGACGCCGGCGATGTCACCGGCGTGTATTTCAGGCCGGTGCAGAGCGCGACCCCCGACATCCCAGGCCTCTCACCGGAAGCTGCCATCGCGCTACAGGCGCAGCGGCTGGCGGCGCTGGGCGCGGTGCTCGATGCGCTGCCCTGCCCCGTCGTCAATCCCGTCAACGCCGGCATGTCCAACAACAGCAAGCCCTACCAGGCCATGCTGATCCGCGACTGCGGCTTCCTGGTGCCGGCCACGCTGGTCACCAACGATCCAGACGCCGCTCTCGCCTTCGCGGCCGCGCATGATGACGACGTGATCTACAAGTCGATCAGCGGCGTCCGCTCCATCGTCCGCCGCTTCGACGCGCGGCAGGCCGAGCGGCTGCCGCTGCTGCGCCACGGCCCCGCCCAGTTCCAGCAGCGCATCAAAGGACGCGACGTGCGGGTCCATGTGGTCGCCGATCGTGTTTTCGCAACCGAGATCGAAACGCCATCGGTCGACTATCGCTATGCTGCCGGCGACGGACAGCCGATCGCGATGCGGCCGACCGAATTGCCCGACGATGTCGCCGCGCGATGCATCGCGCTGACCAAGCGTCTCGGCCTGTTGCTCTCCGGCATCGACCTGAAGCAAACGCCCGACAACGAGTTCTTCTGCTTCGAAGCCAATCCCTCGCCGGGCTTCCTGTTCTTCGAGCGTGCGACAAATCAGCCCATCAGCACCGCGATCGCACAACTGCTTGCGGGAGCGACGGTTTTCGCAAAGCCCGCTGAAGTTGCATTGTGA
- the chpT gene encoding histidine phosphotransferase ChpT: MSATSSPGPAPDSLELAALLCSRVCHDLISPVGAIVNGLEVLDDNPKPEDRDFALDLIRKSAKTASARLQFCRLAFGAAGSSGAQIDLGDAQTMAKGHIEDGKVTLTWNLPRLLLPKNRVKLLLNMLVVAQQTIPRGGSLTIDPVGDGETMSFRITAAGLHARVPQNIVDLLDGNSSNTVDAHAVQPHYTRLLADACGLKVTLKLEGETVIIAAS; encoded by the coding sequence ATGTCCGCCACTTCGTCTCCCGGTCCCGCTCCCGATTCGCTCGAACTCGCGGCGCTATTGTGCTCGCGGGTCTGTCACGACCTCATCAGTCCGGTTGGCGCGATCGTCAACGGGCTCGAGGTGCTCGACGACAATCCCAAGCCCGAAGATCGCGACTTCGCGCTCGATCTGATCCGCAAGAGCGCCAAGACCGCCTCGGCGCGGCTGCAGTTCTGCCGGTTGGCGTTCGGCGCCGCCGGTTCCTCCGGCGCGCAGATCGACCTCGGCGACGCCCAGACCATGGCCAAGGGCCATATCGAGGACGGCAAGGTCACGTTGACCTGGAATCTGCCGCGGCTGCTGCTGCCCAAAAATCGCGTCAAGCTGCTCTTGAACATGCTGGTCGTCGCGCAGCAGACGATCCCGCGCGGCGGCTCGCTGACCATCGATCCGGTCGGCGACGGCGAGACGATGAGCTTCCGCATCACGGCGGCAGGCCTCCATGCCCGCGTGCCGCAGAACATCGTCGATCTCCTCGACGGCAATTCGTCGAACACGGTCGATGCGCATGCGGTGCAGCCGCATTACACCCGTCTGCTGGCGGATGCCTGCGGTTTGAAGGTGACGCTCAAGCTCGAGGGCGAGACGGTGATCATCGCCGCGTCCTGA
- a CDS encoding response regulator has translation MRTCLVVDDSSVIRKVARRILEGLDFQITEAEDGEKALEACKRGMPDAVLLDWNMPVMDGYEFLGNLRRMPGGDAPKVVFCTTENDVAHIARALHAGANEYIMKPFDRDIVTAKFQEVGLL, from the coding sequence ATGAGAACTTGTCTTGTTGTCGATGACTCAAGCGTCATTCGCAAGGTCGCCCGCCGCATCCTGGAAGGTCTCGACTTCCAGATCACGGAAGCCGAGGACGGCGAGAAGGCACTCGAGGCCTGCAAGCGCGGGATGCCTGACGCCGTGCTGCTCGACTGGAACATGCCGGTGATGGACGGCTACGAGTTCCTCGGCAATCTCCGCCGCATGCCGGGCGGCGATGCGCCGAAGGTGGTGTTCTGCACCACCGAGAACGACGTCGCGCACATCGCGCGCGCGCTGCATGCCGGCGCCAATGAATACATCATGAAGCCGTTCGACCGGGACATCGTCACCGCCAAGTTCCAGGAAGTCGGGCTTCTCTAA
- a CDS encoding S53 family peptidase: MTGSTVQLAGSYRAAPIGATYVGEVDPDERIVITVYLKRRTPDAFQPGSAGDLARLAKPITRPALAAQRRRTHGRAAERIKKLAAKFHVTVLDIDLSQRIVTLAATARLLTEVLGATLRIYDDGQCRFRARVGTLVVPKEIAPWTRAILGFDDRPVFRPAPRLRALAGNGAGAGLWPTEVAARYGIPLDRDVSKICVGIIALGGGYLKTDLAQALAATGRAAPDIIDQAVTVAGGTAPAGGGNQFGQGTVSDEEIALDLQILASLLPKARIVVYFAGNNIQSLVGAINQAVFDKVNKPQVLSVSWGSVETFWSSSARDAMQGVLADAKRLNVTVLFAAGDQLATGGLNDGDAHVWFPASSPYALSCGGTQPAAAAGEEVVWNDGGATGTGGGISDVFPVPAYQTGLTLPPSVNDGGQRRGVPDVAAAAAGTPGYKIVLNGKVMIKDGTSAVAPLWAGLIAIANAGRATPLGFVNSALYANAALFRQIERGDNKVDGKGYDAGRGWNACTGLGVPNGADIVAALAAIPVA, from the coding sequence GTGACCGGGTCGACGGTACAACTCGCCGGCAGTTATCGCGCCGCCCCGATCGGTGCGACATATGTCGGCGAGGTCGATCCGGATGAACGCATCGTCATCACCGTCTACCTGAAGCGGCGCACGCCCGACGCATTCCAGCCGGGCAGCGCCGGCGACCTCGCCAGGCTGGCGAAGCCGATCACGCGGCCGGCGCTCGCGGCGCAGCGCCGCCGCACCCACGGCCGCGCCGCCGAGCGCATCAAGAAGCTGGCGGCGAAGTTTCACGTCACGGTGCTCGACATCGACCTGTCGCAGCGCATCGTCACGCTGGCGGCGACGGCGCGCCTGCTGACCGAGGTCCTCGGCGCGACGCTGCGCATCTATGATGATGGCCAGTGCCGCTTCCGCGCCCGCGTCGGCACGCTGGTGGTCCCGAAGGAGATCGCGCCGTGGACGCGTGCCATCCTCGGCTTCGACGACCGGCCGGTGTTCAGGCCGGCGCCGCGGTTGCGCGCGCTTGCCGGCAACGGCGCGGGTGCCGGGCTGTGGCCGACCGAAGTGGCCGCGCGCTACGGTATCCCGCTCGACCGCGACGTCTCGAAAATCTGCGTCGGCATCATCGCGCTCGGCGGCGGTTACCTCAAAACCGATCTGGCCCAGGCGCTGGCCGCGACGGGGCGGGCGGCGCCCGACATCATCGACCAGGCCGTCACGGTCGCCGGCGGCACAGCGCCGGCAGGCGGCGGCAATCAATTCGGCCAAGGGACCGTGTCCGACGAGGAGATCGCGCTCGATCTCCAGATCCTCGCCAGCCTGCTGCCGAAGGCGCGTATCGTGGTCTACTTCGCCGGCAACAACATCCAGAGCCTGGTCGGCGCGATCAACCAGGCGGTCTTCGACAAGGTCAACAAGCCGCAGGTGCTGTCGGTGAGCTGGGGCAGTGTGGAGACCTTCTGGAGCTCCTCGGCGCGCGACGCGATGCAGGGCGTGCTGGCCGATGCCAAGCGGCTGAACGTCACCGTGCTGTTCGCCGCCGGCGACCAGCTCGCGACCGGCGGGCTGAACGACGGCGACGCGCATGTCTGGTTTCCGGCCTCGAGCCCCTATGCGCTGAGCTGCGGCGGCACGCAGCCTGCTGCCGCGGCCGGCGAGGAGGTCGTCTGGAACGACGGCGGCGCCACCGGCACCGGCGGCGGGATCAGCGACGTCTTTCCGGTGCCGGCCTACCAGACCGGTCTCACGCTGCCGCCATCGGTCAATGACGGCGGCCAGCGGCGCGGCGTTCCCGACGTGGCCGCGGCTGCGGCCGGTACGCCGGGCTACAAGATCGTGCTCAACGGCAAGGTGATGATCAAGGACGGCACCAGCGCGGTCGCGCCGCTCTGGGCCGGGCTGATCGCGATCGCCAATGCCGGCCGCGCCACACCGCTCGGCTTCGTCAATTCCGCGCTCTACGCCAACGCGGCGCTGTTCCGGCAGATCGAGCGCGGCGACAACAAGGTCGACGGCAAGGGCTACGATGCAGGCCGCGGCTGGAACGCCTGCACCGGACTGGGCGTGCCGAACGGCGCGGATATCGTTGCAGCGCTCGCCGCGATCCCGGTGGCGTAG
- a CDS encoding DUF350 domain-containing protein, which produces MILQSLAGLPAFLVYFCTALIAVVAYLFVYTRVTPHNEFQLIRDNDPAAAIALGLSLLGFVLPVVSAIAHSANVLDCLIWSIIALIVQIIVFFIVKIPVPNLSARIAAGELAAAIWLGLSSLAAGALNAACMIY; this is translated from the coding sequence ATGATCCTCCAATCCCTCGCCGGGCTGCCGGCGTTCCTGGTCTATTTCTGCACGGCGCTGATCGCCGTGGTCGCCTACCTCTTCGTCTACACCCGCGTCACGCCGCACAACGAATTCCAGCTGATCCGCGACAACGATCCGGCGGCGGCGATCGCGCTCGGCCTGAGCCTGCTCGGCTTCGTGCTGCCGGTGGTCAGCGCCATCGCCCATTCCGCCAACGTGCTGGATTGCCTGATCTGGAGCATCATCGCGCTGATCGTGCAGATCATCGTGTTCTTCATCGTCAAAATTCCGGTGCCGAACCTGTCGGCGCGGATTGCGGCCGGCGAGCTCGCGGCGGCGATCTGGCTCGGGCTGTCCTCGCTGGCCGCAGGCGCGCTGAATGCCGCCTGCATGATCTACTGA